In the genome of Pararhizobium qamdonense, the window ACATCATCGATTCCCATCCGGTCTGAGACGAAAGAGGAATCCAACGCCTCGGGATCGAGCTCGATGATAGTCTCGCCTGGAACTTGTTGCGCAGCCTGTTCAACCTTGTCTCGAAGCTCGCTCAAGGAGCTGATCATCGACCTTGAAGCACCATGGGTGGCGTATCCAGGCGTTGCCTTACGCTCTACACTCGCGTTTGCGGGAGACGTTATGTTCGCGAAAATGTCTTTACGAGCCATGGACCCACACTCCGGGTTTAGTCATCTTCCTGATTTCTCTGCGGAAAGTCGCAGTTTGTACGGCTGACAACGGGTTATGCATTACGACGCCTCCATGCCTTCTGAAGTTGCTCGATAACTTCGTTGTTGACGGCGTCCATGGACTCACGGGCTCGGTCATATGTCGCGGCCGTGAACTGAGCGCGCTCGACCTCATACAGGCTCTGCTTCGTCAGGCCTGCGTCGGACACGGCAGTGGACTTGACCATATGATTTTTCATCATGTGCTCGGCAAACATCGACTGCATGAAACCGACCATTTGTTGCTGCGGTATATCGGTTGGCTCGTACCGCGTGACCAGATAGCGGAACCAGTCTAGGGATACGTCGACGCCGACGCCCTCGACACTTTTTAGGATCTCGCCCAGCATGAGGAGGAACTGAGACATCGACATAATGTCGAGCATCTGCGGGTGCACCGTGATGAGGACCGATGTTGCTGCCGTCAGCGCCGTGAGCGTCAGATAACCAAGCTGGGGAGGGCAGTCGACAACAACGACATCGTAGCGATCGTCGACTTCTGCCAACGCGTCGCCGATACGGGTGTAGAACATCTTGCCGGCAGTCGAATCTTTTCGCTGCATAGCAATTGGTGTGTCGTACTCATACTCTTGCAGTTCGAGATTGGCTGGCACTACATCGAGGTTTGGAAAATTGGTAGGCTGGATGACGTCCTTGATGGACTTGCGTCCGTCGTCGTAGCGCAACGCTTCGTAGAAGGACTTCTTTTCGTCCAACTCTGGCTGAATGCCATAAAGCGCAGTCAACGATGCCTGAGGGTCGAGATCGACAGCTAGAACCCGGTAGCCCTTCAGCGCCAGGAACTGTGCGAGGTGAGCCGAGGTCGTGGTCTTACCCGAACCGCCTTTGAAATTGACGACTGCAATCACCTGCAGTTTCTCATCAGCCTGCCGGTGCGGAACGCGATCAAGAAGTTGGCGAAGTTCGTTCACCTGATCTGCGGTGTAGTAGCGTCGGCCGGTCGAGGTGGTGCTTGGCTCGACACCCTTGCCCTGGAGGTGCAGTTTCTTGAGATAGCTCTGCGAAACGCCGACAAAGTCCGCGACTTCCGCTAATGAGAATTGGCGAAGCGACTTCTGTGCGTTGGGCGGGAATTTCTCGCGTCGCAGCATGTCGAGTTTCGAGGATATATCTCCGCCCTGCGCGAGGATAATATCTGCGAAACTCGACACTTTCTCTGAAGCGGCCATTTTCACGTTCATTCAGCTATTCGCCTATAGTCACGATAATTTTAAGGAACTGGTCCAGTTATCGTGACAATCGCCCGATTCCCAACTCTGGGCAAGGGATTTAAGGTTAACAAGGAGTTAACTGATATTTCCCGATTCCATCGCCCAAGGCGAATCTGCAATCATTTACCGTGAGTTAGTCAGATTTACTCCCTTTCGCCTAGTCATCGCAAAATGCAGATTTGCACATGAAACTCCACCGCCTAGCTCACCACGCGCTCAAATTCTGAGAGGCGGGCCAGCGACTCGCTAGAATCACCTGAGGTGCAGATCTGCACATAGGCACACGCTGAAGGAGATGATTTCTGTCCGCATGACCTTGTTCAAGCGGAGATCATCATGCGGATATTGACCGTCGCACCCGACCAATACGAGCGCCATCAAAACGCGCTGAGACAGATGCACCGTCTTCGCGCGACGGTGTTCGGCGGACGACTAGCCTGGGACGTTTCCGTCACGGCGGGAGAAGAGCGCGACCAGTACGATGATTTCAAGCCGACTTATCTTCTGGCAATTGCCGACGGTGGACTCGTCGCGGGTTGCGTTCGTCTTCTTCCAGCTTCTGGCCCGACCATGCTGGAGCAGACCTTCCCCCAGCTTCTCGATACGGGTTCGCTTCACCCTCATTCTGGGATGGTCGAGAGTTCACGCTTCTGCGTCGATAC includes:
- the repA gene encoding plasmid partitioning protein RepA yields the protein MNVKMAASEKVSSFADIILAQGGDISSKLDMLRREKFPPNAQKSLRQFSLAEVADFVGVSQSYLKKLHLQGKGVEPSTTSTGRRYYTADQVNELRQLLDRVPHRQADEKLQVIAVVNFKGGSGKTTTSAHLAQFLALKGYRVLAVDLDPQASLTALYGIQPELDEKKSFYEALRYDDGRKSIKDVIQPTNFPNLDVVPANLELQEYEYDTPIAMQRKDSTAGKMFYTRIGDALAEVDDRYDVVVVDCPPQLGYLTLTALTAATSVLITVHPQMLDIMSMSQFLLMLGEILKSVEGVGVDVSLDWFRYLVTRYEPTDIPQQQMVGFMQSMFAEHMMKNHMVKSTAVSDAGLTKQSLYEVERAQFTAATYDRARESMDAVNNEVIEQLQKAWRRRNA
- the traI gene encoding acyl-homoserine-lactone synthase, which gives rise to MRILTVAPDQYERHQNALRQMHRLRATVFGGRLAWDVSVTAGEERDQYDDFKPTYLLAIADGGLVAGCVRLLPASGPTMLEQTFPQLLDTGSLHPHSGMVESSRFCVDTSLISQREASQLHLATLTLFAGIIAWSMASGYSEIVTATDLRFERILKRAGWPMQRLGEPAPIGNTIAIAGSLPADRGSFEQVCPQGYHSTPQIDGSLLRSAA